Sequence from the Metopolophium dirhodum isolate CAU chromosome 2, ASM1992520v1, whole genome shotgun sequence genome:
acttgtatttatttgattaacaTCAATTAAACATAATTCATTGACCTTTAGGCatgaatataattaacatatatattttgagCACATCAAATAGTGATACCTACgtcatataggtacaatgataatagtatttttaattttgtctgcAATTATTGTACCAATTTAGCTTTACACTagagactatataatattattgtatatactatatagtagtaTTAGTAATTCATGTGGCCATATGGATCAcgttatattatctaaaaaaaaaaatgttataatcacAATCAATACGGGTGAATTATGTTTCTCTCCGTcgacatattttttaacactaactacataataatattataaaggaaaTGAATGCTATTTatgtatttaggtacctatatcatataacTACGCGTCTctgtaatttatgataatatgctATACATTACAGTATTGGAAACGAACCGATGTCTGTCgcaatatattgtgtattataatataattatatcaatgcGATTACAACACGAGATAGATCTCGGGAGACCAGATAACACACTCTGGGCTGGATTTCCTGAGCGACACGACTTGTTCGTCCGGCGTAATAAAGTTATTATCGCATTGTTTCCTCCGCGAATGGGGAGCCATTAATCAGCGAAAACGGCACCGTCTTGCTGTGCAATCTGCATTTCAGCCTCATTaactttcattatattatacacgcggaGATATGGCGCACCACAACTGTAAGACAAACGGCGCACTGGCGTATCCCGGAATCCCTAGACAATGGTTTAACCCTTAAAACGTCCCTCGGAACACATACcgcacatgtataatattatattaaatacttctGTGTTTCCGCGTAATATTCTATTATCTCTTCCATCTGGTGTTTGAATATGCCCGACCAGTCCTTCTCTCGACTCATTTACCTCTTTCGGTCGTTAACTCGCCCTTAACAAAGTTCTTTTGTTGCGCATTGCGATGCCACCCGATTGGCGAACATCGTCCGCATGCACAAAAAACCCGAACccgaaacatttttaaacattttttattcttttgcgACAGTGCGATAATGCGACTCatcaattataaataggtaggtaggtgtattatagtaatattatatgtataggtaggtgtatACAAAAATACTTGATTTAGTTTATCCACCCATCCATttgttaaatgttttgaaaattgaaaacctatagcttaatattatagattacgtttaaatgatttgaaaatatatatatttatgtgcacaatataatataatataatggttcatATGTTTTTGATTCATTCGGTTTTGCTGTGCCGAGTGCAGTAGAATTGTGATATGTGGAAACGGAGCTTGTGGTGTTTTGCCATGTCACGTAGGACCACGAACCCAAAAACGAGCTGCGACAAGAGTAAAAGGCACATTATACCTTGGACGGCCATTTCAACGGGCATGTTGTTCAGGAACAAGAATACCAGCTGTAGAGGTAATTGGAGGATCAACGAAAACATCCAAAATGCGGCCAAATCCGGAATCTATAACGTCATAAAATGAACACGGTTGAAATTTGAAGCATTATCAGAGGCGCATATTTTGGAGATGGTCCTTGATGTGCACCCCCCAAAATGAAGTCCCTTACTTTTTCGTTGAGATTTCCTTGAACACCCAAGTATAAACGAGCGCATTCCAGCATCAATATCAAAAATAGCGACACGGAGATTATAGTTTGAGTCAACATGTTTAAAcaattcaactaaaaaaaattaaaaatttgtatattaaataatatgctatatacattagcaattttactatattgccataatattaatttaacttactttAAACGAGATCAGTGATAAAAACGTATAAAGCCAAAATGGAAAGTATACAACGTTAAAATACAGTGACATTTGCAGTGGAAGACTAGATACGATTTCGTTACCTACAATACATTAtgcattttaacatttattttaaaaaaaactgcaataaaatttgtataataatatgtataattatgtgtaggtatgtatagtatgtatgtctttatattacctatattttactattttaatatattaataatttcacaaataggtaaataaattccCAATACCTACTCCCATTATTAAtagacaaaaatttaatttatttacaaaaccaAACACGTACCAAAAGCTGTTCCGACTTTTTCTTCGGGAGGGAGAGATGGAAATATCCGATCAGTAATGTTCATCATTGTTTGCCGCCAACTGTCactcatttttaattattatttgcaatacaatttatgaaataCAACTATaagaaaaatcatataaaacatattactataaaaaaattttagaggtaactaaaatttacattttacaatttttaattaaatcgtttacaaattataataaatgatatcatgataaattatcaaaatgtatgtaagtgtacctatatacctaaacaTAGATTTGGCTCTTGGCAGGCACTATACCAGTTGATAcatctatatatacataaatttaatactttattaccTATACCCAGTGGCGGACTGGGAGACAAAAACAGCCCGGAAGAATCATAATTTTAGAAGCCTTCAGTATACTAACGgctctttttataatatatatatatatattaaattctgAGCAGAGGGAGGGATatagtgattttacaatggtgtttttttttatcctctatacaaaatttctaccagaaggagtgctttgatttcaacatttagtaacttatcttttagcaaattggatcaatatggtactttagaaaggtcatttttcgattttctcaatagtcagacaaattaattaagttttgtCGGTCCAAAAAAACACAAAaggtttaaaaatagttaattataaaaatcgttattttttaatataaccaatcattataactatttaagtaggtattaccCAGTTAGTAGTTAAGAATTGTTTCTGACgtcatattaggtatgtataataaattatatattaatacacgcATGCGTGCACTATACACAAGTACCTACACAACACTCTCTATACCGTGTCATTCGCCGACATTATCTGATCGATTGAAAAACtgtcaatattttgcaaatagTTTATAGACTTAGCaaattatatcgatatttttaaattctgagtgaaGTGATAAACGAAttgattttacataaattaaattacaatggtATGTGTGTGTCCGTCACCACTTAACCTTTTGGAGCAATAAAAATGatacttcaattttttaatattattactactaaaGTAATTCATACAAACagcattaattttgaaaatgaatttAACAAAATCGTTATTCTACGTTTAAATATCTCATtttatccaaatttgaacttaaaatgcctATCAGTTCTTGCACGACCAGCCTACTGTACACAATATGTGTTATTGTTGCTCTCGTATAATGTCCTAGATGTTTAACTTACCTATAAATCTTAAGCGATTTTATCGAGTGTTGCACTAatcaatgcattttttaaagGCAGTGCATGAACCTAGCGTCTCATCAGCCGTCTTCTGTTATTCTTCCGTAGAactgtaatataaacattaaaatacaattgtcaataattaattaattaaatcaggGCACGTTTAAAAATCGATAACTTGAACTgacacaaaaattatattaatatgtacctaataaaaggaataaaacataatatttacctagaaaaaatatacaaaatcgaTGACAACAGCTACAGACAAGCGTTTACTAGCACATTTACACTTTTAACTACCCACAAGCGTTTTTATTGCGAGGAAATGGGGTTAAAAAAACAAACGTTCCTTGGACGTTTTGTTTTCCTGCGTGTTTCCATGGCACCGGTGCACATTGACCACGCATACCAAAAAGGAGAATACTAATGTACCCAGGTATAATATGCTTGcgcaaatataaattcaaaaccaaCGGTGTTACCGAAACTTGTTGCCTTCGTTGGCAATTTGTTACTTTCGGTTGCTCGaactaactaaataataataactaatcaaTCCATAACGTAGGTACGTTACGATGTAATCCATCCACTTACGAATAAGCCGGACAACGTTATTgaagcattgattataaatagtagcATTATTTTATGATCAATGGTTATAGACTTACAGGTAGGTagtattatactaggtatactataggtacctaactattacTAATACTCGGCGGCACTGTAACGAGTTTGGGAATTTAGCGccaacaaaaattaattcatttgtCTATTTGCGCCAAATTTacctgtataaacattttacattaacgacttagtttaattattatattttaaagacacGGCGTACGTTATaatacttgtaagttgtaactcataataaagttatttgtaTAAGCCTATAGATTTAaaagttttgtataataatatgtctcaaTGAATGATTATACTTAATATCAcacaatcaaattattattattgacacttCGCGTAGAcgctatattcatattattatcatgtatttatattttatgttatatacgtGCTACagaaatttattacatttttcactaTCGTTAAAGGTCGAAccacctattttttttagttatgcctataatttattaatataaccgTCGAAACTCACATATCGTCAAAAAGTGATTTCCTAGTACAAAAGGTAGGTACCAAGTTTTGTTCGGATTAGTTTACACGTTccacacaacataatatattatattatattattattattatttacaattcttgTATGGTTTATATAACTGTCCATGTCGTATCCGCCAGTATAATgcgttattttatgatttattcagAAGTTTTCGTCGCCTTTAGTGTTTGATGGCTTAAATATTTCttggaacatattataaatatccgTGTAGCGTTTATCCTGCAGGTATACGGTCATTATATTCTGTATAATCCATtaacgagttttttttatttaaaatatatattttaacgattttttagtcgttaaatctgtaaCAACTGATTATACACtcgacaaaacaaaaaaaaagaaacaatatttttttgttcacattaaaatatgtttattaataattataacccaaaaataatacgaaaatgtattaacaataattttcaaaaatatcagcACATtggctataaatataatattttacattattatgtccatgaaaaataaaaggaaaacaAATTCGACAGGCCCCGACTCCGAGGACGTACAACTGCTCGCCAGGAAAACGGAATGGTCCTCCTCTTCTGCTTCTGAAATTTTCGAATTGTCGTCTTCCTGGACCGTGTTGTTGTTGTCGGTGGTGCTTTCTCTGGGATCGGAGCAAGCTCCGACTCTTCTGCAGATGACAGCGCATCGCCGCTCGGCAATCCATCACTGTGCAAGGAGACAGACTCCTCGACGTTTTCGTCGAACTCCTTTCTATCTGCGCCTCCGAGAATCGGATTTTGTCCTTCAGGATCCGACTCCGGGGTCTGATCGTCGCCACTTGCAGTAGTTGCGCCCGTATCAATGGCAGACAGAAGAAGAGTAACTAAACGCACGAGGTATTCGTCcctaactaacctaacctaactgagTACTTAACAACTCAAatcgtaattactaattaaaaattaggtaTTGAATTGGTTACATAAACGGTCCAAAACTTAACTAATATGAAAACGTAAAAATGCGTATAATTAAGTTTGAGTCcatttcaatatataataagttaataacgtACTCTTAATTATAGGTGTCATTTAAAAAGCCATTTTAAAtctttctatttatttttagattctgagtgaagaaaAGGATCAGATCTATTAGTTTtgcaatgatgtttattttaatttttttgtgtttggaCACTTTTCAGGTAGTAAACTTCGTCCAAAAGTTATGTTCATTCACTGTACTATGTCACTGTAGTTCAGAAATTTACAATTTGTCCCTTTGAAAATGTTCAGGCGCAGCATTTAATAAAgcattaaagataatatatccACAGTATATTACAGTGCAATCTCATCAGTTTTGCAGACGATTTcgatgtttttttgtaattttgtttttaacagtatgacaaataattatacaatcatataatataatttgtcatgTGCTATTCCAccttatagttatagttaactCACTACAGGtagaaattcgctagactaaaccggtgtgaaaaataatgcaccggGATGTTTGGACCATATCATTTACATAGTTCATTATCTCGGTGCGGGATAGTGTGGGATAATTTTAAACCTGTTTAGTCTAGTGAATTTCTATTAATAATTCCAGATCACGGTTGTAGATAATATACTGGTTGCACAACTCTCAGAAATAAATGGACCCTCTCATAATAATTGCATTGTCATAGAATGAAGAACTAATAAGCGCTCCTTGtgtgatatttttgaaacattaacCATATTAACCATAGGCTGTAAAACAGTTGGTCGCTAGAGTTCACTACAATCTAGTTCTACGGGGAGccttattacataatacattgttctGTGTCTTATCGCAAAACATATTAAACGGTCCATATTGTGTTATAAGCAATTTAATATAGGAGTTGTGTAACCAGTATATCTTAAACCGTTGTACTACAGATGTggaatattatcatcatagaacataatattattattgggttAGCTGTACTATTACAAGCATTATCAACCATAGATTAGATTCACAGACTtctataatacacattatagaAGTCTTATAGAAGTATTATAGAAGTCTGTGATTAGATTagaccacggactaagatataatcatagaacatattataatggactggaaacgacatggtCAGCGAGGGTCGGGGGACGGCCACGAAAAGGTGTCACTTAGCTGATAAGAACAttgttcttgaagttttcagcgctaccggtggttttatttggttacacaatttgtatcttagtccgtgttaaATGCAGAGGGCGCTGTGAACTCCAGGAACACATAGCGACCCCCCGCACTTTGCCTCTTGTGTCcgtgataagctgctcgtttccagtccattgtATCACggattatatgaaaattttcatataatctgtgattaTATATTAGAATTAGACCAATCCACATTCTTAAATCGTGGACCAATCTCACAGATAACAtactaaagtatatattatatatatattaataatatatttatataatttatagataatataatatatattaataatatactttggtATATTATCCGTGCCCCGTTGACCAAATAATCTGACCAATGTCCACCTCCGTGTTATCAACGCACCGGTTATCgtgtactatcttaaatcgtcgTGAGTCGTGACAATTTATATTTCCCGTTAATCTCGAATCCGGCCAACGCATCGGAACATCCCGTGCCCGCCGACTGCCGACTGCCAAGTAATTGTTATCGTCGTTTTCTTCGCAATTCATTGTCgtattgtttttcaatttatcataataatttattatatttgtcgtTGCACAGTAATTGTGCCGCTttcagtaaattaattttgctgCCGTCGCGCAAATCCATCCGACTGATAATAGGTACTTCCACTTTAAAAATGATTCGTTCGACGTTTTTGGTGGTGTTGGTGCTGGCGGCTGCGGTGGTTGCGAAAAAATCGCCCGACGGTGAGAAGCCGTCTTGGGCCAAAAAAGATATTAGCTCTTATTCCGAGGCCGACATGGAGCGATTGCTTGACCAGTGGGAGGTAagcattaatatacctataattacagCGTTTGAATATAACcttgaaaatgca
This genomic interval carries:
- the LOC132939067 gene encoding transmembrane protein 17-like → MSDSWRQTMMNITDRIFPSLPPEEKVGTAFGNEIVSSLPLQMSLYFNVVYFPFWLYTFLSLISFKLNCLNMLTQTIISVSLFLILMLECARLYLGVQGNLNEKIPDLAAFWMFSLILQLPLQLVFLFLNNMPVEMAVQGIMCLLLLSQLVFGFVVLRDMAKHHKLRFHISQFYCTRHSKTE